A stretch of the Zeugodacus cucurbitae isolate PBARC_wt_2022May chromosome 6, idZeuCucr1.2, whole genome shotgun sequence genome encodes the following:
- the LOC105210370 gene encoding uncharacterized protein LOC105210370 isoform X2, whose protein sequence is MISALLSRLIILSFGTLYPAYASYKAVRTKNVKEYVKWMMYWIVYAFFTCIETFTDIFLSWFPFYYEVKVIIVLWLLSPATKGSSTLYRKFVHPMLTRREQEIDEYLNQAKERGYSAVLQLGTKGVNYATNVIMQTALKGGGNLVQTLRRSYSLSDLSEPDVQRTQDEIDEVVQMRSQQRMLRPRPQAGIARSASGTRHSTGMYFSEVDVAKGADGFNYNIRSSEDISSGYSSAEPVSVGLSRTSSMTNASKTRLKARRTTEILNEPQHKFRPTEQEFRSNLDDFETLHDPTAVDIQKCIQILEEMPLVRTAEERSDGGKSPPLEKMQTIDEINDDLDLECSFVIENVDKGRMELKGQELAASDTTTQEQLETESEFGAVEEHLNFSETFADLDEVAITGDYYFREDNNSFCSNTDTYNTLESSSDEDNESDVFADALPNLVEDEGTKEDKVAEETHADSFKQEEHTAAGTKTDLTIKEADPISEPKPTTEVELRDTTDRPKINAKELLDTLKAIKDDFRATIATTTTIPTSTYTTTIDNRLYTPRPLTHNKGKAPAPPLPPRPARPADVVCSTTVPNSGLDAASLSSRSPSIISSTTVLPSGLEAASLSSRSPSPAPHRNIFKNIKSNLLRLASNNSLTGKTSEASVEKPTTPYETQL, encoded by the exons ATGATCAGTGCATTGCTCTCACGACTCATAAT ATTATCCTTTGGTACTTTATATCCAGCATACGCTTCCTACAAGGCGGTACGCACCAAAAATGTTAAAGAATAT GTAAAATGGATGATGTATTGGATTGTTTATGCTTTCTTTACATGCATTGAAACATTTACGGATATCTTTCTTTCATGGTTCCCATTTTACTATGAAGTAAAAGTGATCATTGTTTTATGGCTTTTATCGCCCGCTACAAAGGGTAGCTCTACATTGTACCGGAAGTTCGTACACCCCATGCTGACACGCAGAGAACAG GAAATCGACGAGTACCTCAATCAAGCCAAAGAGCGTGGCTACTCAGCTGTACTACAATTGGGCACCAAAGGCGTCAACTATGCCACCAATGTCATCATGCAAACAGCGCTCAAG GGTGGTGGCAATCTGGTGCAAACGTTGCGACGCAGTTACAGCTTGAGTGATCTCTCGGAGCCAGATGTGCAGCGCACACAGGACGAG ATCGACGAAGTTGTGCAGATGCGTTCACAACAACGTATGCTGCGTCCACGTCCACAGGCTGGCATTGCACGTTCAGCGTCGGGTACACGCCACTCCACGGGCATGTATTTCTCTGAGGTGGATGTTGCTAAGGGTGCGGATGGTTTTAA CTACAATATAAGATCATCGGAAGACATTAGTTCGGGTTACTCCAGCGCTGAGCCGGTATCGGTTGGCCTAAGCAGAACATCGTCGATGACAAATGCCTCGAAAACACGTTTGAAAGCCAGGCGTACAACAGAG ATTTTAAATGAACCCCAACACAAGTTTAGGCCAACAGAACAAGAGTTTAGAAGCAATTTAGACGACTTTGAGACATTACACGATCCAACGGCTGTCGATATACAgaaatgcatacaaattttagaagaaATGCCGCTTGTAAGAACCGCTGAAGAACGCAGCGACGGAGGCAAAAGTCCGCCACTTGAAAAAATGCAAACCATTGATGAGATCAATGATGACTTGGACTTGGAGTGCAGCTTTGTAATAGAGAATGTTGATAAAGGGCGCATGGAACTCAAAGGCCAAGAACTGGCGGCCagcgacacaacaacacaagagCAACTAGAAACCGAATCTGAGTTTGGCGCAGTCGAAGAGCACTTAAACTTCAGCGAGACTTTTGCAGATTTGGATGAAGTAGCAATAACGGGCGATTATTATTTCAGGGAGGATAACAATTCTTTTTGCAGTAACACGGATACCTACAACACACTCGAAAGCAGCAGCGATGAGGACAATGAAAGCGATGTCTTCGCAGATGCGCTACCAAATTTGGTGGAAGATGAAGGAACCAAGGAGGATAAAGTTGCTGAAGAGACGCATGCAGATAGCTTTAAACAAGAAGAGCACACAGCAGCGGGGACAAAAACCGATTTAACTATAAAAGAAGCCGACCCGATATCTGAACCCAAACCCACAACTGAAGTCGAGCTTAGAGACACCACTGACAGACCCAAAATCAATGCCAAAGAGTTACTAGACACCTTAAAAGCAATCAAAGATGACTTTCGTGCCACTAttgcaacgacaacaacaataccaacctcaacttacacaacaacaatagataaCAGGCTATATACGCCACGCCCACTAACACATAACAAAGGCAAAGCACCAGCGCCACCTTTGCCACCGCGTCCCGCACGTCCAGCAGATGTTGTGTGTAGTACAACAGTACCTAATAGTGGCTTAGATGCGGCTAGTCTCTCTTCACGTAGTCCCTCGATTATAAGTAGCACAACAGTGCTTCCTAGTGGCTTAGAAGCTGCTAGCCTCTCTTCACGTAGTCCCTCGCCAGCGCCACATcgtaacattttcaaaaatataaaatccaaTCTCTTGCGGCTCGCCAGCAACAACAGTTTGACGGGTAAAACCAGCGAGGCGTCTGTTGAAAAACCAACAACACCATATGAGACGCAATTGTAG
- the LOC105210370 gene encoding uncharacterized protein T19C3.4 isoform X8 — protein MISALLSRLIILSFGTLYPAYASYKAVRTKNVKEYVKWMMYWIVYAFFTCIETFTDIFLSWFPFYYEVKVIIVLWLLSPATKGSSTLYRKFVHPMLTRREQEIDEYLNQAKERGYSAVLQLGTKGVNYATNVIMQTALKTVQFGMGTIGNNQFPAQLSTSHSDNELERRYRRNVQDERDDPDCAGDVTWMQRSASLGQLNAAQLEFSEDDEQLDLMPIAALMRQERQQMLIEEEVQVAVEAREKGAARSRELPARKVRTRKTSTSSTTLTTATTTTTRDTKASKAKATTSAAGIRGRRKLRDATPDMDIEIE, from the exons ATGATCAGTGCATTGCTCTCACGACTCATAAT ATTATCCTTTGGTACTTTATATCCAGCATACGCTTCCTACAAGGCGGTACGCACCAAAAATGTTAAAGAATAT GTAAAATGGATGATGTATTGGATTGTTTATGCTTTCTTTACATGCATTGAAACATTTACGGATATCTTTCTTTCATGGTTCCCATTTTACTATGAAGTAAAAGTGATCATTGTTTTATGGCTTTTATCGCCCGCTACAAAGGGTAGCTCTACATTGTACCGGAAGTTCGTACACCCCATGCTGACACGCAGAGAACAG GAAATCGACGAGTACCTCAATCAAGCCAAAGAGCGTGGCTACTCAGCTGTACTACAATTGGGCACCAAAGGCGTCAACTATGCCACCAATGTCATCATGCAAACAGCGCTCAAG ACCGTACAGTTCGGCATGGGCACAATCGGCAACAATCAATTTCCAGCACAATTGAGTACTTCACATTCGGACAATGAGTTGGAACGACGCTACCGTCGCAATGTGCAAGATGAACGTGATGACCCAGATTGTGCGGGCGATGTCACTTGGATGCAACGTTCCGCCTCGCTTGGCCAATTGAATGCGGCACAATTGGAATTTTCCGAAGATGACGAACAGCTGGATTTGATGCCGATTGCTGCGCTTATGCGACAAGAGCGACAGCAGATGCTGATCGAAGAGGAGGTACAAGTGGCGGTGGAAGCTAGGGAAAAGGGTGCGGCACGTTCACGTGAGTTGCCAGCACGTAAGGTGCGTACACGCAAAACATCCACATCATCAACTACATtaacaacagcgacaacaacaacgacgcgTGATACTAAAGCTAGCAAAGCGAAAGCCACGACGAGCGCCGCCGGTATTAGAGGACGACGCAAATTGCGCGATGCCACACCAGATATGGATATCGAAATCGAATga
- the LOC105210370 gene encoding uncharacterized protein LOC105210370 isoform X6, which translates to MHSSDWKQHAGGEWPSTREVPYQQPKFLQKRTSQRLQYGQQQADNVPFYGGIAQAYPAPMYATDGSGYYRRYSLDAPPESFIYYNSNRTAAFIGHSLDSNVDSASTAANSNALLYPHAWHDVAVEPPPLPDTRRAFYFKQKRTQSAAADNANIINTEQVVHNLTLFGRFLEVVQSWPLPHVSFTTACILVLIATFISPRLWAQNIIFPAFRLSFGTLYPAYASYKAVRTKNVKEYVKWMMYWIVYAFFTCIETFTDIFLSWFPFYYEVKVIIVLWLLSPATKGSSTLYRKFVHPMLTRREQEIDEYLNQAKERGYSAVLQLGTKGVNYATNVIMQTALKRSKIIM; encoded by the exons ATGCATAGCAGCGATTGGAAGCAACACGCTGGAGGAGAGTGGCCATCGACGCGGGAGGTGCCATACCAGCAGCCGAAATTCTTACAAAAGCGTACGTCGCAACGCTTACAATATGGCCAACAACAAGCAGATAACGTACCATTTTATGGCGGTATCGCACAAGCGTATCCAGCGCCCATGTATGCAACAGATGGCAGTGGTTACTATCGTCGCTACTCGTTAGATGCACCACCGGAAtcgtttatttattataatagtaATCGAACAGCAGCATTTATTGGTCATTCACTTGATAGTAACGTGGATTCAGCTTCCACCGCTGCCAATTCGAATGCATTATTATACCCGCATGCTTGGCATGACGTTGCCGTTGAGCCACCACCACTACCGGACACGCGTCGCGCATTCTATTTTAAACAAAAGCGCACACAATCAGCCGCCGCTGACaatgcaaatattataaatacagaGCAGGTTGTACATAATTTGACTTTGTTCGGCCGATTTTTGGAAGTAGTGCAGAGTTGGCCATTGCCCCATGTTTCGTTTACAACGGcttgtattttagttttgatTGCCACATTTATATCGCCACGTTTATGggcacaaaatattatatttcctgCTTTCAGATTATCCTTTGGTACTTTATATCCAGCATACGCTTCCTACAAGGCGGTACGCACCAAAAATGTTAAAGAATAT GTAAAATGGATGATGTATTGGATTGTTTATGCTTTCTTTACATGCATTGAAACATTTACGGATATCTTTCTTTCATGGTTCCCATTTTACTATGAAGTAAAAGTGATCATTGTTTTATGGCTTTTATCGCCCGCTACAAAGGGTAGCTCTACATTGTACCGGAAGTTCGTACACCCCATGCTGACACGCAGAGAACAG GAAATCGACGAGTACCTCAATCAAGCCAAAGAGCGTGGCTACTCAGCTGTACTACAATTGGGCACCAAAGGCGTCAACTATGCCACCAATGTCATCATGCAAACAGCGCTCAAG CGTTCAAAAATCATTATGTAA
- the LOC105210370 gene encoding uncharacterized protein LOC105210370 isoform X1 — protein MHSSDWKQHAGGEWPSTREVPYQQPKFLQKRTSQRLQYGQQQADNVPFYGGIAQAYPAPMYATDGSGYYRRYSLDAPPESFIYYNSNRTAAFIGHSLDSNVDSASTAANSNALLYPHAWHDVAVEPPPLPDTRRAFYFKQKRTQSAAADNANIINTEQVVHNLTLFGRFLEVVQSWPLPHVSFTTACILVLIATFISPRLWAQNIIFPAFRLSFGTLYPAYASYKAVRTKNVKEYVKWMMYWIVYAFFTCIETFTDIFLSWFPFYYEVKVIIVLWLLSPATKGSSTLYRKFVHPMLTRREQEIDEYLNQAKERGYSAVLQLGTKGVNYATNVIMQTALKGGGNLVQTLRRSYSLSDLSEPDVQRTQDEIDEVVQMRSQQRMLRPRPQAGIARSASGTRHSTGMYFSEVDVAKGADGFNYNIRSSEDISSGYSSAEPVSVGLSRTSSMTNASKTRLKARRTTEILNEPQHKFRPTEQEFRSNLDDFETLHDPTAVDIQKCIQILEEMPLVRTAEERSDGGKSPPLEKMQTIDEINDDLDLECSFVIENVDKGRMELKGQELAASDTTTQEQLETESEFGAVEEHLNFSETFADLDEVAITGDYYFREDNNSFCSNTDTYNTLESSSDEDNESDVFADALPNLVEDEGTKEDKVAEETHADSFKQEEHTAAGTKTDLTIKEADPISEPKPTTEVELRDTTDRPKINAKELLDTLKAIKDDFRATIATTTTIPTSTYTTTIDNRLYTPRPLTHNKGKAPAPPLPPRPARPADVVCSTTVPNSGLDAASLSSRSPSIISSTTVLPSGLEAASLSSRSPSPAPHRNIFKNIKSNLLRLASNNSLTGKTSEASVEKPTTPYETQL, from the exons ATGCATAGCAGCGATTGGAAGCAACACGCTGGAGGAGAGTGGCCATCGACGCGGGAGGTGCCATACCAGCAGCCGAAATTCTTACAAAAGCGTACGTCGCAACGCTTACAATATGGCCAACAACAAGCAGATAACGTACCATTTTATGGCGGTATCGCACAAGCGTATCCAGCGCCCATGTATGCAACAGATGGCAGTGGTTACTATCGTCGCTACTCGTTAGATGCACCACCGGAAtcgtttatttattataatagtaATCGAACAGCAGCATTTATTGGTCATTCACTTGATAGTAACGTGGATTCAGCTTCCACCGCTGCCAATTCGAATGCATTATTATACCCGCATGCTTGGCATGACGTTGCCGTTGAGCCACCACCACTACCGGACACGCGTCGCGCATTCTATTTTAAACAAAAGCGCACACAATCAGCCGCCGCTGACaatgcaaatattataaatacagaGCAGGTTGTACATAATTTGACTTTGTTCGGCCGATTTTTGGAAGTAGTGCAGAGTTGGCCATTGCCCCATGTTTCGTTTACAACGGcttgtattttagttttgatTGCCACATTTATATCGCCACGTTTATGggcacaaaatattatatttcctgCTTTCAGATTATCCTTTGGTACTTTATATCCAGCATACGCTTCCTACAAGGCGGTACGCACCAAAAATGTTAAAGAATAT GTAAAATGGATGATGTATTGGATTGTTTATGCTTTCTTTACATGCATTGAAACATTTACGGATATCTTTCTTTCATGGTTCCCATTTTACTATGAAGTAAAAGTGATCATTGTTTTATGGCTTTTATCGCCCGCTACAAAGGGTAGCTCTACATTGTACCGGAAGTTCGTACACCCCATGCTGACACGCAGAGAACAG GAAATCGACGAGTACCTCAATCAAGCCAAAGAGCGTGGCTACTCAGCTGTACTACAATTGGGCACCAAAGGCGTCAACTATGCCACCAATGTCATCATGCAAACAGCGCTCAAG GGTGGTGGCAATCTGGTGCAAACGTTGCGACGCAGTTACAGCTTGAGTGATCTCTCGGAGCCAGATGTGCAGCGCACACAGGACGAG ATCGACGAAGTTGTGCAGATGCGTTCACAACAACGTATGCTGCGTCCACGTCCACAGGCTGGCATTGCACGTTCAGCGTCGGGTACACGCCACTCCACGGGCATGTATTTCTCTGAGGTGGATGTTGCTAAGGGTGCGGATGGTTTTAA CTACAATATAAGATCATCGGAAGACATTAGTTCGGGTTACTCCAGCGCTGAGCCGGTATCGGTTGGCCTAAGCAGAACATCGTCGATGACAAATGCCTCGAAAACACGTTTGAAAGCCAGGCGTACAACAGAG ATTTTAAATGAACCCCAACACAAGTTTAGGCCAACAGAACAAGAGTTTAGAAGCAATTTAGACGACTTTGAGACATTACACGATCCAACGGCTGTCGATATACAgaaatgcatacaaattttagaagaaATGCCGCTTGTAAGAACCGCTGAAGAACGCAGCGACGGAGGCAAAAGTCCGCCACTTGAAAAAATGCAAACCATTGATGAGATCAATGATGACTTGGACTTGGAGTGCAGCTTTGTAATAGAGAATGTTGATAAAGGGCGCATGGAACTCAAAGGCCAAGAACTGGCGGCCagcgacacaacaacacaagagCAACTAGAAACCGAATCTGAGTTTGGCGCAGTCGAAGAGCACTTAAACTTCAGCGAGACTTTTGCAGATTTGGATGAAGTAGCAATAACGGGCGATTATTATTTCAGGGAGGATAACAATTCTTTTTGCAGTAACACGGATACCTACAACACACTCGAAAGCAGCAGCGATGAGGACAATGAAAGCGATGTCTTCGCAGATGCGCTACCAAATTTGGTGGAAGATGAAGGAACCAAGGAGGATAAAGTTGCTGAAGAGACGCATGCAGATAGCTTTAAACAAGAAGAGCACACAGCAGCGGGGACAAAAACCGATTTAACTATAAAAGAAGCCGACCCGATATCTGAACCCAAACCCACAACTGAAGTCGAGCTTAGAGACACCACTGACAGACCCAAAATCAATGCCAAAGAGTTACTAGACACCTTAAAAGCAATCAAAGATGACTTTCGTGCCACTAttgcaacgacaacaacaataccaacctcaacttacacaacaacaatagataaCAGGCTATATACGCCACGCCCACTAACACATAACAAAGGCAAAGCACCAGCGCCACCTTTGCCACCGCGTCCCGCACGTCCAGCAGATGTTGTGTGTAGTACAACAGTACCTAATAGTGGCTTAGATGCGGCTAGTCTCTCTTCACGTAGTCCCTCGATTATAAGTAGCACAACAGTGCTTCCTAGTGGCTTAGAAGCTGCTAGCCTCTCTTCACGTAGTCCCTCGCCAGCGCCACATcgtaacattttcaaaaatataaaatccaaTCTCTTGCGGCTCGCCAGCAACAACAGTTTGACGGGTAAAACCAGCGAGGCGTCTGTTGAAAAACCAACAACACCATATGAGACGCAATTGTAG
- the LOC105210370 gene encoding uncharacterized protein LOC105210370 isoform X3, with protein sequence MHSSDWKQHAGGEWPSTREVPYQQPKFLQKRTSQRLQYGQQQADNVPFYGGIAQAYPAPMYATDGSGYYRRYSLDAPPESFIYYNSNRTAAFIGHSLDSNVDSASTAANSNALLYPHAWHDVAVEPPPLPDTRRAFYFKQKRTQSAAADNANIINTEQVVHNLTLFGRFLEVVQSWPLPHVSFTTACILVLIATFISPRLWAQNIIFPAFRLSFGTLYPAYASYKAVRTKNVKEYVKWMMYWIVYAFFTCIETFTDIFLSWFPFYYEVKVIIVLWLLSPATKGSSTLYRKFVHPMLTRREQEIDEYLNQAKERGYSAVLQLGTKGVNYATNVIMQTALKGGGNLVQTLRRSYSLSDLSEPDVQRTQDEIDEVVQMRSQQRMLRPRPQAGIARSASGTRHSTGMYFSEVDVAKGADGFNYNIRSSEDISSGYSSAEPVSVGLSRTSSMTNASKTRLKARRTTEILNEPQHKFRPTEQEFRSNLDDFETLHDPTAVDIQKCIQILEEMPLVRTAEERSDGGKSPPLEKMQTIDEINDDLDLECSFVIENVDKGRMELKGQELAASDTTTQEQLETESEFGAVEEHLNFSETFADLDE encoded by the exons ATGCATAGCAGCGATTGGAAGCAACACGCTGGAGGAGAGTGGCCATCGACGCGGGAGGTGCCATACCAGCAGCCGAAATTCTTACAAAAGCGTACGTCGCAACGCTTACAATATGGCCAACAACAAGCAGATAACGTACCATTTTATGGCGGTATCGCACAAGCGTATCCAGCGCCCATGTATGCAACAGATGGCAGTGGTTACTATCGTCGCTACTCGTTAGATGCACCACCGGAAtcgtttatttattataatagtaATCGAACAGCAGCATTTATTGGTCATTCACTTGATAGTAACGTGGATTCAGCTTCCACCGCTGCCAATTCGAATGCATTATTATACCCGCATGCTTGGCATGACGTTGCCGTTGAGCCACCACCACTACCGGACACGCGTCGCGCATTCTATTTTAAACAAAAGCGCACACAATCAGCCGCCGCTGACaatgcaaatattataaatacagaGCAGGTTGTACATAATTTGACTTTGTTCGGCCGATTTTTGGAAGTAGTGCAGAGTTGGCCATTGCCCCATGTTTCGTTTACAACGGcttgtattttagttttgatTGCCACATTTATATCGCCACGTTTATGggcacaaaatattatatttcctgCTTTCAGATTATCCTTTGGTACTTTATATCCAGCATACGCTTCCTACAAGGCGGTACGCACCAAAAATGTTAAAGAATAT GTAAAATGGATGATGTATTGGATTGTTTATGCTTTCTTTACATGCATTGAAACATTTACGGATATCTTTCTTTCATGGTTCCCATTTTACTATGAAGTAAAAGTGATCATTGTTTTATGGCTTTTATCGCCCGCTACAAAGGGTAGCTCTACATTGTACCGGAAGTTCGTACACCCCATGCTGACACGCAGAGAACAG GAAATCGACGAGTACCTCAATCAAGCCAAAGAGCGTGGCTACTCAGCTGTACTACAATTGGGCACCAAAGGCGTCAACTATGCCACCAATGTCATCATGCAAACAGCGCTCAAG GGTGGTGGCAATCTGGTGCAAACGTTGCGACGCAGTTACAGCTTGAGTGATCTCTCGGAGCCAGATGTGCAGCGCACACAGGACGAG ATCGACGAAGTTGTGCAGATGCGTTCACAACAACGTATGCTGCGTCCACGTCCACAGGCTGGCATTGCACGTTCAGCGTCGGGTACACGCCACTCCACGGGCATGTATTTCTCTGAGGTGGATGTTGCTAAGGGTGCGGATGGTTTTAA CTACAATATAAGATCATCGGAAGACATTAGTTCGGGTTACTCCAGCGCTGAGCCGGTATCGGTTGGCCTAAGCAGAACATCGTCGATGACAAATGCCTCGAAAACACGTTTGAAAGCCAGGCGTACAACAGAG ATTTTAAATGAACCCCAACACAAGTTTAGGCCAACAGAACAAGAGTTTAGAAGCAATTTAGACGACTTTGAGACATTACACGATCCAACGGCTGTCGATATACAgaaatgcatacaaattttagaagaaATGCCGCTTGTAAGAACCGCTGAAGAACGCAGCGACGGAGGCAAAAGTCCGCCACTTGAAAAAATGCAAACCATTGATGAGATCAATGATGACTTGGACTTGGAGTGCAGCTTTGTAATAGAGAATGTTGATAAAGGGCGCATGGAACTCAAAGGCCAAGAACTGGCGGCCagcgacacaacaacacaagagCAACTAGAAACCGAATCTGAGTTTGGCGCAGTCGAAGAGCACTTAAACTTCAGCGAGACTTTTGCAGATTTGGATGAA TAA
- the LOC105210370 gene encoding uncharacterized protein LOC105210370 isoform X4: MHSSDWKQHAGGEWPSTREVPYQQPKFLQKRTSQRLQYGQQQADNVPFYGGIAQAYPAPMYATDGSGYYRRYSLDAPPESFIYYNSNRTAAFIGHSLDSNVDSASTAANSNALLYPHAWHDVAVEPPPLPDTRRAFYFKQKRTQSAAADNANIINTEQVVHNLTLFGRFLEVVQSWPLPHVSFTTACILVLIATFISPRLWAQNIIFPAFRLSFGTLYPAYASYKAVRTKNVKEYVKWMMYWIVYAFFTCIETFTDIFLSWFPFYYEVKVIIVLWLLSPATKGSSTLYRKFVHPMLTRREQEIDEYLNQAKERGYSAVLQLGTKGVNYATNVIMQTALKTVQFGMGTIGNNQFPAQLSTSHSDNELERRYRRNVQDERDDPDCAGDVTWMQRSASLGQLNAAQLEFSEDDEQLDLMPIAALMRQERQQMLIEEEVQVAVEAREKGAARSRELPARKVRTRKTSTSSTTLTTATTTTTRDTKASKAKATTSAAGIRGRRKLRDATPDMDIEIE; the protein is encoded by the exons ATGCATAGCAGCGATTGGAAGCAACACGCTGGAGGAGAGTGGCCATCGACGCGGGAGGTGCCATACCAGCAGCCGAAATTCTTACAAAAGCGTACGTCGCAACGCTTACAATATGGCCAACAACAAGCAGATAACGTACCATTTTATGGCGGTATCGCACAAGCGTATCCAGCGCCCATGTATGCAACAGATGGCAGTGGTTACTATCGTCGCTACTCGTTAGATGCACCACCGGAAtcgtttatttattataatagtaATCGAACAGCAGCATTTATTGGTCATTCACTTGATAGTAACGTGGATTCAGCTTCCACCGCTGCCAATTCGAATGCATTATTATACCCGCATGCTTGGCATGACGTTGCCGTTGAGCCACCACCACTACCGGACACGCGTCGCGCATTCTATTTTAAACAAAAGCGCACACAATCAGCCGCCGCTGACaatgcaaatattataaatacagaGCAGGTTGTACATAATTTGACTTTGTTCGGCCGATTTTTGGAAGTAGTGCAGAGTTGGCCATTGCCCCATGTTTCGTTTACAACGGcttgtattttagttttgatTGCCACATTTATATCGCCACGTTTATGggcacaaaatattatatttcctgCTTTCAGATTATCCTTTGGTACTTTATATCCAGCATACGCTTCCTACAAGGCGGTACGCACCAAAAATGTTAAAGAATAT GTAAAATGGATGATGTATTGGATTGTTTATGCTTTCTTTACATGCATTGAAACATTTACGGATATCTTTCTTTCATGGTTCCCATTTTACTATGAAGTAAAAGTGATCATTGTTTTATGGCTTTTATCGCCCGCTACAAAGGGTAGCTCTACATTGTACCGGAAGTTCGTACACCCCATGCTGACACGCAGAGAACAG GAAATCGACGAGTACCTCAATCAAGCCAAAGAGCGTGGCTACTCAGCTGTACTACAATTGGGCACCAAAGGCGTCAACTATGCCACCAATGTCATCATGCAAACAGCGCTCAAG ACCGTACAGTTCGGCATGGGCACAATCGGCAACAATCAATTTCCAGCACAATTGAGTACTTCACATTCGGACAATGAGTTGGAACGACGCTACCGTCGCAATGTGCAAGATGAACGTGATGACCCAGATTGTGCGGGCGATGTCACTTGGATGCAACGTTCCGCCTCGCTTGGCCAATTGAATGCGGCACAATTGGAATTTTCCGAAGATGACGAACAGCTGGATTTGATGCCGATTGCTGCGCTTATGCGACAAGAGCGACAGCAGATGCTGATCGAAGAGGAGGTACAAGTGGCGGTGGAAGCTAGGGAAAAGGGTGCGGCACGTTCACGTGAGTTGCCAGCACGTAAGGTGCGTACACGCAAAACATCCACATCATCAACTACATtaacaacagcgacaacaacaacgacgcgTGATACTAAAGCTAGCAAAGCGAAAGCCACGACGAGCGCCGCCGGTATTAGAGGACGACGCAAATTGCGCGATGCCACACCAGATATGGATATCGAAATCGAATga